In a single window of the Leptolyngbya sp. 'hensonii' genome:
- a CDS encoding DnaJ C-terminal domain-containing protein, protein MTPVQLIQNLSAMASGPDGSRPSDTLRRLIQIHIGANSVAQQNHSGLARGDDLRLDLELTFQEAIFGCEKEVQIMHLERDGAGGTVQVARALKIEVPAGVDSGTRLRVAGEGDAGANNGESGDLYLYLLAPTEADGWKREDINILSDLKITKAQGQNGDQVTVNTIHGEAILTIPPGTTSGDQLTLKGKGVPKLGYPNQKGDHIVRILL, encoded by the coding sequence ATGACTCCGGTGCAATTGATCCAAAACCTGAGTGCGATGGCCAGTGGGCCAGATGGCTCTCGCCCCTCCGATACCCTGCGCCGCCTGATTCAAATTCATATTGGGGCCAATAGTGTTGCCCAGCAGAATCATTCTGGCCTTGCCAGAGGAGATGACCTCCGACTTGATCTGGAACTGACCTTCCAGGAGGCTATCTTTGGCTGTGAGAAGGAAGTCCAGATCATGCATTTGGAGCGGGATGGGGCGGGAGGTACAGTCCAGGTTGCTAGAGCACTAAAAATTGAGGTCCCCGCCGGAGTGGATTCCGGAACCCGCCTGCGGGTAGCCGGGGAAGGAGACGCAGGGGCCAATAATGGAGAGTCGGGAGATTTGTACCTCTATCTCTTGGCCCCAACAGAAGCAGACGGATGGAAGCGAGAGGATATCAACATTTTGTCTGATCTCAAAATCACGAAAGCTCAGGGTCAGAATGGAGATCAGGTGACTGTGAACACCATTCATGGAGAGGCCATCCTGACAATTCCACCGGGAACCACCTCGGGCGATCAACTGACCCTTAAGGGAAAAGGAGTCCCCAAATTAGGCTACCCCAATCAAAAGGGCGATCACATTGTACGGATTTTACTCTAA
- a CDS encoding glycosyltransferase — protein MSSLPPIYFYLPEWDQSEENLPDVNTYVQTQFSGGIYAWTLQTFLHLKAHGFPCQLVGQMPTAGIVLAHRNSIPAGFKPSSQILLVCLLADKERYPYAQVHVVLNCRDPLLQQGMFWESYFIPHWRQPGLIPRDPARGDRFESIAYFGHERNLAPELKSIAWQERLKAMGLVFKIVGSQDWHDFSQIDAVLAIRGFNHNPYTDKPATKLYNAWCAGVIAVLGPESAYQAERQSPLDYLEVRTPEETLEVLQRLRDDSQLRRAIVAHGWERAKMVQPEQVVQRWEEMITEKLVPAYDRWCSLTALERGLFFLQRYLSLKQHRLLNRWRKLEGALALRKPAGMTKT, from the coding sequence ATGTCTTCTCTACCCCCTATTTACTTTTACCTGCCGGAATGGGACCAGTCAGAAGAGAACCTTCCCGATGTCAATACCTATGTTCAGACCCAGTTTAGTGGTGGTATCTATGCCTGGACTTTGCAAACCTTTTTGCACTTAAAGGCCCATGGTTTTCCCTGCCAATTGGTAGGTCAAATGCCAACTGCAGGTATTGTGCTGGCTCACCGAAACTCCATCCCGGCAGGCTTTAAGCCTTCTTCGCAAATCTTGCTGGTCTGTTTACTGGCGGATAAGGAACGGTATCCCTATGCTCAAGTTCATGTTGTCCTGAATTGCCGGGATCCCCTATTACAGCAGGGAATGTTTTGGGAGAGTTATTTCATTCCTCACTGGCGTCAACCGGGGTTAATCCCCCGTGATCCGGCGCGGGGCGATCGATTTGAGTCCATTGCCTATTTTGGGCATGAGCGAAATCTCGCTCCAGAACTCAAGTCCATTGCATGGCAAGAGCGCCTCAAAGCAATGGGTCTGGTCTTTAAAATTGTGGGAAGTCAGGATTGGCACGATTTTAGTCAGATAGACGCCGTACTGGCCATTCGGGGATTTAATCACAATCCCTATACAGATAAACCCGCTACCAAGCTCTATAACGCCTGGTGTGCTGGCGTTATAGCTGTTCTGGGGCCGGAATCTGCCTATCAGGCGGAACGGCAATCTCCCCTGGACTATTTGGAGGTCAGAACTCCAGAGGAGACTCTGGAGGTTTTGCAGCGGCTTCGAGACGATAGTCAGCTCCGACGCGCCATCGTGGCCCATGGTTGGGAGCGGGCCAAAATGGTGCAGCCAGAGCAGGTCGTTCAACGCTGGGAGGAGATGATTACGGAGAAGCTAGTGCCCGCCTACGATCGCTGGTGTAGCCTGACAGCCCTGGAACGGGGGCTGTTTTTTCTCCAGCGCTACCTGTCTTTGAAACAGCATCGCCTGCTCAACCGATGGAGAAAACTGGAGGGCGCATTAGCCCTGAGAAAACCAGCGGGAATGACAAAAACGTAG
- the dprA gene encoding DNA-processing protein DprA: protein MQEERLFWLAWSQIPGIGSVMLNRLRHRFGTLKTAWEAEPAVLMTVEGVGPQMLEAIVQTRPTIQLEQSLQQPFPCWVPDDPDYPPLLLEIPSSPAVLYYRGQVAPGEHRDGPPCVAIVGTRHPSEYGRRWTRSLTRALVRQGLTIVSGLATGIDTEAHRSCLEAGGRTLAVLGSGVDVIYPTQNQPLYQQILNQGLVLSEYPAGTKPDRGHFPQRNRIVAGLCRAVIVVEAPVKSGALITAHLANDYGREVYVLPGSLDNPQSIGCLGLISKGAQVILGEDHLLEMLGTIPALDGMTSSQPPAQLSLPISGLAPELQQVLQAVRPEPTPFDMLVQRSGLPAATVSSTLLQLELLGLVNQLPGMRYQASDQA from the coding sequence TTGCAGGAAGAACGTCTATTCTGGTTGGCCTGGTCCCAAATACCAGGAATTGGGTCCGTCATGCTGAATCGTCTGCGACATCGCTTTGGCACTTTGAAAACAGCCTGGGAAGCTGAGCCTGCAGTTCTGATGACTGTAGAAGGGGTGGGACCGCAGATGTTGGAAGCGATCGTCCAGACCCGGCCTACCATTCAACTGGAACAGTCGCTGCAACAACCCTTTCCCTGCTGGGTTCCTGATGATCCAGACTACCCCCCCCTGTTGCTGGAAATTCCCAGTTCCCCGGCAGTCCTTTACTATCGGGGCCAGGTTGCACCTGGGGAACATCGGGATGGCCCGCCTTGTGTGGCGATCGTGGGGACTCGTCATCCCTCTGAGTATGGGCGGCGCTGGACTCGTAGTCTGACCAGAGCATTGGTGAGGCAGGGGCTGACGATCGTTTCCGGGTTGGCTACTGGCATTGATACAGAAGCTCACCGCAGTTGCCTGGAAGCCGGTGGGCGGACTCTGGCTGTGCTGGGCAGTGGGGTGGATGTTATTTATCCGACCCAGAATCAACCTCTCTATCAACAAATCCTCAATCAGGGACTGGTGCTGAGTGAGTATCCTGCTGGAACAAAACCCGATCGCGGCCACTTTCCCCAGCGTAATCGCATTGTGGCCGGGCTCTGCCGGGCAGTAATTGTTGTGGAAGCGCCTGTAAAATCGGGCGCGCTGATTACGGCTCATCTGGCTAATGACTATGGGCGAGAGGTGTATGTTCTGCCGGGATCCCTGGATAATCCCCAGTCGATCGGTTGCCTGGGATTGATCAGTAAGGGCGCTCAGGTAATTCTGGGGGAAGATCACCTGCTAGAGATGCTGGGCACTATTCCTGCCCTGGATGGCATGACCTCAAGCCAGCCTCCGGCCCAACTGAGCCTGCCCATCTCTGGTCTGGCCCCAGAACTGCAGCAGGTGCTGCAGGCAGTGCGCCCAGAACCAACTCCCTTTGATATGCTGGTGCAACGATCGGGTTTACCCGCTGCAACGGTGTCCAGCACACTGCTCCAACTGGAATTATTGGGGCTGGTCAACCAGTTACCAGGGATGCGATATCAAGCTTCAGATCAGGCTTGA
- a CDS encoding AbrB family transcriptional regulator: MTKKKKIEPLTGEELLNKVKELENLSEEEKAKACGYYTVTKSGVERVNMMKFLKALLDADGLELDGKQNGNGRGGRSASYRISVQSNGNLLIGSAYTKQMNLIPGDEFEISLGRKHIHLRQIDKGEDLDLEDLETN, from the coding sequence ATGACTAAGAAGAAAAAGATTGAGCCTCTAACTGGTGAAGAGTTGCTCAATAAGGTGAAGGAGTTGGAAAATCTGAGCGAAGAAGAGAAGGCTAAGGCATGCGGTTACTACACTGTTACAAAGAGTGGTGTAGAACGGGTCAACATGATGAAGTTCTTAAAGGCTCTTCTTGATGCGGATGGTCTGGAGCTCGATGGGAAGCAAAATGGTAACGGACGGGGTGGACGTAGTGCAAGCTATCGCATCAGTGTGCAGTCCAATGGCAATTTGCTGATCGGTTCGGCCTACACCAAGCAGATGAATCTGATTCCAGGGGATGAATTTGAAATTTCCCTTGGGCGTAAGCATATTCACCTGCGCCAGATTGATAAGGGAGAAGACTTGGATTTAGAGGATCTGGAAACAAACTAG